The genomic DNA CTCCTCTCTCTCTCAGCCTGTATCCgtggcagagcagctctgagtaTTTTTGTAGCCCTTCAGGTGGGGtctcaggagagcagaggggcagaatcccctccctcagcctgttggccttgctgcttttgctgcagcccaggataaATCTTGGCTTTGTGGGCTACCAGAAAATTGCCcgctcatgtccagcctctcagtGACCTGCACCCCCAACTCCTTCCCTATGGGACTGCCCTCAATCTCTTCTTTCCCCAGGCTGTAGTTATACCTGGGttgcccccaaaatccccacagGGTGATTTAATGGAAGCAGATGCAGTAATGAGGCTGAGGGGAGTTGGTGTCTGTATTTCAGCCGTCACTGCCCACATGTCCCAGTCGGGTGTGCCTGCAGCAGTTATCAGAAATACCAGCACTAGGAAAGGACTGAGTCAGGAATCATCTCTGAAACTTTGTGAAGATTGAGGGAAGTCTCTAGGGACCAGAAAAAGGCTGTTGAATCTGCAGAAAGGCAGGAGGAACAAGAATTAAGAGTTCTTCCCTTCAACTCCTTAGGAGATCAATGAACAAGAAATTTTGGAAGCAATTTCCAGTCATGGAAAGGAGAAGGTGATGACTGCTGGTGACTGGGAATTACCAGCACTGAATCACACCTGACTGAcctgcttgctttcttttttaaagcactAGATCTGTGGATGAGGGTAGAGCAAATTATTGTCTAGCTCACAGTACAAACCCTTTTGACTTAGTCTCCGAGAACATCCTTGCATCCGAGCTGGGATGTTACACTGCAAGGGAAGGACTACCAGCTGGCTGGAAAACTCTGAATCTCTGGGCACAGAGTAGCTGTTAATGGTTTGTATTCTGCCTAGAGACTCATTCCCAGTGGAGGACTGCAGGTGTTTTGTACTGGGACGTGCCCTGTTTAAAATCAGCAATCCAAAGGTGAAGGTGGAGGTCACAGGTTTGCAGATGATGCCAAACTGGGGCTGCAGTCTGCACCTGTGAGGGCAGGACTGGCActcagagggagctgggcaggtcGAGGAATGGGCTGACAGGGACCCCATCAAACTCAACCAGGACAAATGCCAAGTCCTCCTCTGGGATGGCCAAATGCTGGAACAGGAGGGGATGacctggcagggcagcagctctgctggtgggGACCTTGGTGACATTGGGCTCAGTACAAGCCTGTTCCCAGAGTATCAGCTCTAAGCTTGTCCTGCTCTTTTTGACACAATGTTTTGCAGTCCTAAGGGCTCAAAACATGTCCCACAAAGTCTTAATGCAGCTGCTGGACTTGGCAGTGGCCTGGCTGAGATGTGGTCACCCCTGGCTTTTGCCACCTCTCCCCTGGGATGACTGACCACAGTGAATGCACTCCATAATTGCAATTCAGTTTTAAACCTCATAGCTTGAACACATTGAGAGTTTCAACACAGGCAAACAAATATGGCATGTAGGCTTGGCTACTAGCTTGTAGTGGCATAATTGATCTGTTTTTTATGCAAACAGCCTCCACAATTGAACTAAAAATAATCAATATTAATTGATGGTTGTTGTCAGGCCTGTGTTTagctgttttctctctgtgctggaTGGGTGTGCATGTAGTTGTAGGCTGTGCTCGATATTCTCTGACTATGAAATTGCAGCAGTAGGTTGTGAAATAtgtatgaaattaaaattttgaatgCATAGAGGGCATAAAAGTATGGATGGCTGTGAGGCTCTGCTTTGCAGGACTATGATGTGCATTTCTAAATAGCTGGAAAAGCTCATCAGACATTGCAAGGACAAGGAGAAAAGAATCCTTAAATGGCTTTAAAATCTAAGCAAATCTTACTGCCTTCTTTTCTCACTAGTGGATTTCCCCTTACTCTAGGCTGacagtttttaaaaggaagaactTCAAGTTCTCACTTTTAAGTTTGGCACCATTGTTTTCATGTTTACATGTTATTTAATTCTACCCCTTGCAAGACTGGTGTGGGCAGGATGGATTCTGAGGAAAAACCTGAAaggctttaagaaaaaaagggtGAGCCAGGTGTCCAGGAAtagtggtttttggttttttgttgttgttgttgttgttgtttttaaccTGCAAATGCAAACCTCTAGCTGTGAGAATCAGATTTGGTTGAGCTTTTTGTTAATTGGAATGAAATCTGGTTTATGAAAATGGGGCATTTGTCATTGGTCTTGCCTTTCCTGTTGTGTTCCCTTCCTGCATTTTGATTTAGAGTAACAAGATCCGAACTGGGAGAggcaaatgaaaagaaagtttGGGACTCTAGTTGGGCTGTGGAATTTCTTTGAGAACTATACTACATCTATATACCTTAGTTTCATATTtctcagtaaaagaaaataaaacaacactgGGTAACTACTGGGATAGCAGTGAACTTGTCTCAGGACTGAATAATAAATCTCCTAAGATACACGTGAAAGGGATATGGTTGATAGTCCACTGTAATGTAATGTTTTTGTGCATGCTGTTTCTAATGCATTATTAACTGTTCTAGgggtgtttttctgtttgtgtttttttttttttttttttttttttttttttttttttttttggttgggtttttttttgtaaattaatGAAACTCTGTACTTTTCCCTACCCTGATCTTTATTCTGTAACTAATGAACAGATGTCTGTATCTCATGGTTGTTACAAGGATATTTACCAAGGCCTTTCAGGGCTTTTAAGCCATATTAGAAAAAGGATATGCATTATATAGCCACTTGTATTCattatagaaaataaatattcattctTCAAAGCATGAAAGCACAGGGCTGCCCTCAGTTCTGTAAAGGCTGTGGTGTGTTGCTTAGTCCAGTTGTCAGGGACTGCTGTCAAATTGGTTAGTTGGGTATACTTTAAGGGGAAGAAAATTATCCTACCACCAACACAATCCTGTTTCCATTAGAAGTTGTACTGTATTGAATTTCATTTGGGGGTTACATGCAACTTTTTATAACAGGTCAAACCTAGGAAAAGAACCTGAAAGGCTTCACTGGAagttaaagaagaaaagtgtCTAATTTTATTCTCATTAAAAGCATTCAGTTTGACTCCTAAATGTGACCAGAACAAATGTTTTGAGATAGATCTGTATGAAAAGTACTTTTTGTAGGAAAACAAGCTTTAATGTTGTGTGCCTTTTCttacaggaaattaaaatgcaTGACTGACAGTGAAACTGTGGCACCTGACTGGCCTTACTACAAAACCATTGATAGGATCTTATCCAAAGTGACAGACCACAGCGATGTGAAAATGCATGAAAATCAGCAGCCAGGTCCTTCTACATCTCAGACAGAGGCCTCGCAGTCTCCATCAGCCAAGTCTACACCCCTCTACTTGCCATATAACCAGTTTACATatgaaggaagggaagaatGCTTTGAAGATGAACATTCAGAGAGCTCATCAAGCTTGCTTTCTTACAAGCTGAGGTAGCATctattttcccctcttttttagGATTTTGCAGAATGAATCGAATTTGCTGTGTAAAGGGAACACCCTCACACATTTTTCTCTAACAGCTCTTGTATTTTTCCTGTAAATCACAAATGAGATCTGTTCCCCAGTCTCAGTCACTTTGCTGAATTAGGgcattttctttattcctttatGAAAGACTGGGAGGGAGTAGGAGAACTGGGCAAAAAGTTGTATATTATTGCCAAAACTCAGCATGCATGTCACGGCTCACATCAGGGAGAGTGTTCATAAAAGGAGTACAGGCATGTTCAAGAGAGTCCTGCGGTGCAATCAGAGATATAACATACTGCTTAGATGATTTTTGGCTTGCTCTAGTTCTGCTTTTGATATGACTATGAAATTTCCCTGGCTTCAGTTATTattaaaatggtgaaaagaTGCAAAATAAATACTTCTGTGGATGCTGAAAAGCTGCTCATGCAGTTTGAAAGCACATTGCATCATTTTAAATACAATTgagaatgtaatttttttcaatgtaaATGCTAGTTTGAGATGCAAACAtgtgattcctttttttttttttttttggatatgATTGGAGTTTCCTGGAAGGCAACATTTTAACAAAAGGCAGGGCTGTACTCTTGATATACATTTCAGACTTTACTGGTCTCATTTTTCACCCAGAGTGGTGTGAAATAAGAGCTGATTACAGTtttctggcaggaaaaaagtTGATCCTAGAGATCCTTATCATGAGTGTGTGAGGCTTTAACTGTAACAGTAAAATTACCTGTCAGTCATGCAACTGTAAAGATGTTGAGCTGGAAGAAGAACCAACTGAGCAAGTTGGAATTATTGTTTCCAGACCCACTCTTGGATGAATAAACTAAGTTAAATTCATTCAATCATTCAAGCATATAGTTCTTGAATAactgattaattttaaaaactttttttttttttggcaatgAATATTTACCAGGGTGTATAACTTTTGAACTATAGCAACCTTTTTGTTCACAGGCAACAATTTTTTTATCCTAGTTCATTTTAAGTAGTTGATATTCCTGATACACAAACTTTAGGATTTGCAAACTCCACAATCACATTTCAGATGCAATAACTTTATTCCCAATTGGATTTACAATaacattatttaatatttaattagaAGGTCACATTTCCACAAACATTGTGGAGTTTATTCACTCGACGACTTGATAACAccaggctttttaaaaatattggaTGTTAAGTTTTTCAGCTTAGGGACAACTCCAGGCCAACACAGATTTTGTACCATGAGAGGACAGAGGTTGCTACACCAGGCTTCACTACAGAACATAGACATTCCTGACAGAGATCAAGTTAATCAACCCCAAACCAAATTCTGTTGTGCCAACAGTTTGCAGGTAGACTCTGTCATGTAGATGCTTTCATTTACAGCTAAAATGGAAGTCACTAAAATCAGTCACTAAATTATAAGCTCTGGAAAATTTAGGCTATGATGCATTTTAGTCAGCTTCAGGTTCACTGGtttgttaatttatttgtaACTTTATCCAAGGAAATACCCTAACCTGTTCTAGTAACAAATACTTTAACTTGGCTGAATTTAGAAACTGAATCTCATTTAAATCTAGCCCCTAATGGCACAGGCTGGCTTTCAGCTGGCTGCAAGTCTGGGGGGCAATGCCACTCAGCCCctgcaatgctgctgctgccttctagGAGTGGCTGTACTGGATGGCTCAGGAGGATCTGGAAGCTGCAGGGAAGGTCAGGGCAGCTCTCAGGATGGCAGGACCCCCATAACTTTTAGAAATTCAGCCATGGTCTCACAGTCTCCACTATGAAAGAATTTTGGGCAATAGAATATTGTGCATATCACTGAACAGCAAGAGTTACATGGTCACAAGTTAAAATAGTTCccctgttttaaaagaaaaggagaagttGAGCAGTAGGTGCCACATGAGAGATCAGTGTAATATTCCAGGTGAGCATCGTGATTGGATTAAACATTAGAAACCACTTGTGATAATGGGGCTCATGTCTGGAAGGAGAAAAAGTGTTATTCCAATAGACCTAGGGGGTTTGAAAAGCTTGTCCAGCTTTGACCTGTTTAATTTAGGCAGATGAATGAGAGCAGAGTAGGGAACCCTTTCTTGGCCAGAAGAAAATACATTCCTTGCTAGTGATACCACATGGGTTAAAACCACTTAGAGCTGCCATGTTAGACAAGGAAGTTAATTATTTTACTAATGGAAAATTATGAACTGAGGAAGCAATTTATAGCTTAAGCAATTAGTGTCTCATCCTGTATTTGAAAAACACTTTGAAACAGCcaatgagagagaaaagaataGCATAAAAAATTTGGGTCTGTCTTGGCTATTTTATCAATGCCTTTGCCTCTGAACAGCAGGCAATTGATCCAACAGATtctaaaaaagaacaaaagacaatTCTGGGAATTGAAATCAAAAGAATGTTTCAGGTCCTGAATTTCCCTGTTTTGAGAAACACACACTCATGTCTATATGAAAATACAGATGTGTTTTGCAGCTGTATATTTTACAACTGACATTACAgggttttttcttcagtaaTAAAAATCCTAATGTTATGGCAACAATTGATAGGGAAAAAAACTTTCAAACAGTAGTTCTCTCTAAATAACTTTTAAACTTCTGAAAACTTTTCTGTTATTCCTTTAAACTCTCCAACACAGCTTTAGAGTGTCAGCTTGTGTTTTTCACAGTATCTTTGAACATAGCAGGAGTCTACTTGGCTATATAAAttatagcttaaaaaaaaattcaattgaATGTTTAGCTTTCATGATAGCAAAAAATGTCAACTTTTGTACTTCAATCAGTATATATATATTGTCAAGATAAAAATAGTTGAAACTCGTTTTCTTTGCATTCTGTTTGAAAAACTTTGAGTTCAAGACCTTACAAAACCCAAATTTTGCTGGTTAGTGATAATACAATTAATGTGAGATGAAATTAACTTGAATTTTTGTTTCAAGTGTGTAGATGAGGGAAACATTTGGAATCCCTTTAAAGGGGTGCCTGTAATTGCTTAGTATTGTTCTAACACTTCTCTGACACTGTTATTCAGTACCAAACATCTGACAATAATGGAATTATTCTATTGTGGTCATAAAATATAATGCAACGTGGTGGAGTCTCGTACTGCAGCTTAAgcttttaaaatccaaattccTGACACCACAATAAATGACTTTTTATCTAATTGAAAACAGTGTTTTTTCACCCTGTGGATTAATTTATGGTCTTTGTTTTCATAGTAAAATAATGACAGAACATATTTATACAGGTGTGAAAGTACTTCAGACTTCATGTGTTCTGCCATTTCTATTGTACTGAAAACGGGGGTGAGTTACTTTCATAGATTAAAGGACCATAAGAAAACCACTGTGGTATTTAGTCTGACTTCTTGTTAGATACCACTTgaatgtgattattttttatgtGGAGCCCAGAAATGTTATGGAGAGGGTTCTTCCCTCAGCAGGGCACTTCTGCACTCAGGAGCCCCCTGTCTCTGCTGTCCTCCACTTCTTTGTTTCTATGATTTGTTTCACTCTGGGAAATACTAAATGTCTGGTCTAGACCTGATAAATTCAGAAGATGGAGAATTCACTCTTCCCTTCTTTCTAGTGATAAGCAAACCCTTGTTTAAACCAGTCCCTTGTTTCTAATGTGAATTTAGTGAATGAAACTTTCAGATATTATTTCTGCTTACCTTTCTTTTCAGTATATTGGAGAatctttcagtatttttttctttctggcaaGGTGGTTGTGTGCCATGATTGTACTGTctggtattttttaatttttaaatgtagatgAATTAATTTGCTCCAGAAAGTTTACACAGGAGGAAAAAGTAAGAATTGGTAACATTAACTAGCCAAGACATGGATTTAAAGAGTGCATTAAAACTTGGTGATGATGCTAATTTGGGAAACAACATATTTGGCAAAGACTTTACTATTTCTAAAATTATGCTATGGCATAATAAATTTAAATCTGAATGGGCATCATCTACAAAGAAGTTTGAGCTTTAGGCTATGTGCATTATGCAGTGCATCAACTCATTATGCAGACTTGTTATCCTAGCAAGGTGCTTTGCCCAGGCTCCAAGCCATTTGTGgttcttttctgtgctttacTTCTAGGATGAGTCTCATTAATCCCTGAATGCATTTGAATGATTGAATGAGCCTAGTTTACCAGAAGAACCAGGTTGCCTCATCCTCAGTCCTTATGTTCTGAATATCTTTATATAATCTCTAATATTAATATTGATTATATTCAGACCATTGTTAATTCTTTTACTAAAGACATGGATTATGGAGGTCTGCTCAGATTTATATGAagctaaaaaaccccaaaccagtgaGAAACAGCTTTTAGGTGCTAAAAGCCATAAATTCCAAGAACTGATGGTACTGCAGACCTGTGTGCCATGAAGTAGTcaggaatgaggaattgttgcTAGGGTTTTGTGAAGATAATACATTTTGATAAACAGAGAACTCTTTGTATTCAACTCCTGCTTCATTAATTATTCACACATGTCCCTGAAACAAGCTGTATTGGATAAGTGTAAGCAATCAATCAAGGAAATTTTAATTGAACAATGAATTAAATTGGTATTAGGTAGGCAGACAGCAAATGCATTTGAGACTTGCCTAATACATTGCCTGATTGTATCTGGAGGTTTTGCTTTGTTCCCCCTCATGTCCATTACACACAATCATTTCTGCTCAGTCTCCTAGGTGAGATGGAACAATTTCTTTCCCTTGGTTTGCTTCCTTGGAACCCTGCCTGCCTGTTTTAGAGCATAGCAGGGAAATAGGTTCTGATGGAATATGgtcccagtgccagagcccTCCCACACTTGGTTCATGTGGTCAGAGGAATACCAATGCCAATCTCTTGTATACTCTGCCATAGGCACTGGAAGCCCAGCAGAAGAGTACCAGCAGATTGTATTTGAGATCCTTACTTGCCTAGACCCTTCTTTCCTGAGATTTCCCTCAAAATCTACCTTCAGAGACTAGGCTTGGCAAAGAGGGAGgtgctccttcagcagcttGTGGGTGCTGTCAGGATCTGCTGCACCCATGTTGTCACAGAGGTGTTGGCTGCACAGGAGCACACCATGGAGAACGGGCATCAGGAACTGATTGATGCCATCATCAGTAGATCCTTATTCTTGTGCCCATGCACTGGCAAAGGAGACAGTTCCTagctggaattccaggaattcCAGCTGGAATTCCAGTTCCTAGCTGGAATTCTTTGAGGATACTGGTGCTGCTTGGGTTACTTGGTGCTGAACTCatattcctgctgctctcttgAATTTGTTATAAAACATTACTGACAGAGAGGGATCTCTGACATGCTGCCCAGGACACCTAGAACTTCTCAAGAAAGATGGCTGAGAATCTGAGGAAACACTTCAGTATTCAAATAACTCATCACTGGATGGGCATCACTGGACATTTTACATTGATTCATGTTGCAAGTGCTCTTTGCTTGTAAATTAGATTCTTTAGAGCCTTCTTTTGTAGGGCCCTTCTCAAGAGCTCCCTTTCAGCAGCAGTTCTGTAGAGGAGAGGATTTTATGTGCCCATTCCTTACTGTGAACTTGTGAGTGACCCTTTCAGTATCAGTCagtggagagaaaaggagattgGGACCATCACCAAAGCTTGGGCTTTctgaaaatttctgaaataagTACTTCTTTTCAATGAAGGCTAATTATAAAGTTGTGTTTGTTACTGTAAACAAATGTAGGGAGTACTTGGGAGACCTTGAAGAATCCTTGGGCCATTGCTTTTGGAAGCACTTCTCTGTGCTGAAACACAGTTCTGAGCCAGCACTCTTCAGTGAGTATTTTTTAGTTATTAGTAGATTGCAGATACTGCTGACACAGTAAAAATTTGCTGCTCCTTTCTCTCTGGAGCTGTGCAAGGCTGTCTTGGATGTATGGTTTCATGTCTTACAGTTCTTTGATGGATTTAACTGAAAACCAGATAAAATCCTTTACAGACTCTAGGAAAACATGTCAAAGAttcttttctcttaaaaataagGCTTATTTTAGATCTTTCAATCTAAATAATTCCATCTTGGTTTATaatggttttgttgttgttgttgttgtctcAGTGTAAATTGAAATCCAAATGGTGGCTACTGTTACCAAGAAAGACACACAATGTTCAGTGCATCTCAGTACCATTGACAAGCCTCAGATTTTCTCTCTCATTCCTTATTAAGGACCAGTCTCACCAGTGCTTATGTTGGCAACACACAAGCCCTCTTGTGGAGTGAGCTCATACTGGTTTCAAGACAAGAGGTTTTACCACAGCTATTTTCTAGCACTGTATGGTGAAGAGAACAGAGATTCATCAAGCTTCCAACTTTTGAATCCTATGTGAAGACAAGTTTAAATTCAAAAGATGACTTTGGCTAAAATAATATCATCATTTCAGAAAGTTTCTTGCTCTGCCTATCAGAAAGCAAGCATTCTTTGTGAATGTTACTGCAGTGATGGGAAACTTGGAATAACAGATTCAGTGCTGTCCTTAGACAACAGATCTGCTGTGGATCTTTTCCACTTGCTTGACCTCTCTGAGAACCACATTTGAAGTAATTCTGGCCCTTAGAGTTAAAGGAGATAAACAGAATTTAGTGTTATCCAAGACCCATTCTCAGAGGATTGTGAGACTGATAATTTCAGTGACCTGCAGCAAGCTTGACTCACAGTTTGAGCAGACCCACAGTTTGAGCAGAGCagcatgtatttattttattcacatTTATTTGATGCCCTAAATCAAATATGCTATATAGAACCTGCAAAGCTGAGATTATTGTATACCTTCCAAAGTAGATAGTATCTCACCCTTTTTGGGTCACTGCACTCTTAAATGTCAAGGGGCTTGTGTCTTTTTCTTATATTTGCATTAAGCCTTTCAGGTGCTAAGGATTGTTTATCTCTCCTGCTGACAGATCTGAATGTCACAGTGGCTGCTGCACAAAGCCTGTCAAGTAGGATAAGAACATGAATCAAATTATGATACAAATCTGTCACAGCTGAGTGACCTCACCCCCACTACCCTACTTCACATTaataaaagcacatttctcaAGAGTTCAAGTTATCCTTATTCAGGGATGTCTTAAAATCTGCAGCATGTTGACATGGCATTCTAGTCACAACTGTACTATCTCATTATTGCTTTTCACCTAGAAAGGATACTGCATTTGGCAGAACATGACTGAGATTGCTGTTTGTGTCAAGGGACTTCAAGACACATCATCAGATATCTTTGATGTTGGGGACTCCAATCTGGAGTTACAAAAAGTGTAAATGAAGACATGGTCTCTCACTTAAAGTTAGGAAAGGAGTTATCCAGCTCTAACTGGAGGTTTCTCACATGTGTAGCGCACTTAGACATAtgcctttcttcctttctcacaGTTTAGCATGGTTCCTTCTTAGGCTGCAGGTTAAGAGACCCAGATCTGTGTGTGCGCTCTCACTTGTGTGCCACATGGGCTGGTTTTGACTGTGTGGCTCTGTCACCCCAAGTTAGAGCAGCCATATGACCTTTACACCTTGAGAGCACTGTCTTTATTGCCCTGTTTGTCTCTCTTCCAAAACAGAAACCCAGCATGGTAAAGCATAGAGGAAATTCTTAAAATGTTCCCCAAATTCCACATGGCAGCTCTGCATATTTCATATGAGGATGTCCATTGCCCTTcgctggacatgctccagcccctcaatgttTTTCTTGTCACGAAGGGCCTAAAAATGAGCACAGGACTGGAGGTGTGGCCttaccagtgctgagtacagggtGATAGTCGCTGCCCAGGACCTCtggccacagcactgctgatccaggccaggtgacattggccttcttggccacctgggcacacctggctcaTGGTCAGCCACTCTCAACCAGAACCCCCAGGTattcttctgtcttttcatGTTTACAATGTTTTGTGGTGGAATATAAAAAAAAGAGGGTCAGCACCACTGCTGTGTCTTGGCACAAGGGCAAATTCTGAGGCTCATATTCTGGAGTGGGACCAGCCTTACTGATGCAGTGCTGTAAAAAACAAGCTGTAAGATACCACCACATGTAACCATGCAGCACTTTCTCTGGCTTTAAAATTGGAAGTTTCAATGGCCACATAAGCCAAATGTCTCTCCCAGTACAGTGTATAAATTCAATGTGCAAGTCATgtcaagattaaaaaaaaaaaagcctggtaTTCTCCAGAgaaatttcttattaaaaacaaagagatgtaaaaccttttctttattctttttttttttaacaatctGCAACGCTATTCAATAATGCATTAAATACTTATGTTTTGGCACAAACTCGAGAGGGAATTTATTGGAGAACACAGGGGTTTAAAAATATGACTAGGTTGTAGCTTGGCCAAGAATATGCTATCAAATTTTGGgttctttctttttataaatatgACTCTAATTTCTaacaaatattcacatttcaGAGCTGAAGAAAGACCagttaagaaaagaaaaatgcaaaactgcAGTTTCCAAAAGAAGAAGCTAAAATTAATGGAAGCCATGTTGGAAGAACAAAAGAAGTTGAGTAGAGCTATGGAAGAAACCTGTAGAGAAGTGCGCAGGATCCTGGATCAGCAGAACATCATTCAAGTTCAAAGCTTACAGTTACAGGAGAGAATGATGAATCTACTGGAGAAAATGATCTCCAAGTCTAATGTGTAGTTTCCTTTGTGAATGCCTCTGAGATAACTATTGCTATTATAGATTACCATTTATTGCACAC from Ammospiza nelsoni isolate bAmmNel1 chromosome 4, bAmmNel1.pri, whole genome shotgun sequence includes the following:
- the MSANTD1 gene encoding myb/SANT-like DNA-binding domain-containing protein 1, which produces MAAAEIPSYIVSSQTEKHRRARNWTDAEMRGLMLVWEEFFDELKQTKRNAKVYEKMANKLFEMTGEIRHGEEIKIKITNMTFQYRKLKCMTDSETVAPDWPYYKTIDRILSKVTDHSDVKMHENQQPGPSTSQTEASQSPSAKSTPLYLPYNQFTYEGREECFEDEHSESSSSLLSYKLRAEERPVKKRKMQNCSFQKKKLKLMEAMLEEQKKLSRAMEETCREVRRILDQQNIIQVQSLQLQERMMNLLEKMISKSNV